CATCTACTTCTAAAATAGAGGGGCTTCTCGAGTTAAAAGGGCTTCTGGGATATATTGTGGATGAGGATCTAGGGGATGAGGATCTGGAGGTGGTGGTTTCCGATCTAGATACAAGGTTGAAGGAGGCTGGTGCTAGGTATTCATATGATATTATAGCTAAATCATCCAGGCTAAGGGATCCTGGGGATGTTCTAAAACTCATACTTCTGGGAGCTGATAGCGTTATAATACCTGCGACAATACTTGAAAAAGCTATAGGCATAGGTAGTAGAGATGCCCTCGATAGGAAGGCATTCAACCTAATAGCTGGTATGAAAAAGGAGATAGCCTTAATAGCGGGTGCTGCAGGCGCCTATAGCCTTCAATCCACCTTTACAGGAAATAGAGAGCTTCTCAGAGCAGTAGCTCTCTCAGATACAATTGCTAATAGGATAAGGGTTAAGCAGGCTGGTAGCCCATGATAACCTATGAGCCATCTGGATGCGGGATCTTTGGGGTTCTTAGAAAGATATCGGCGCCAAAGATCTCAGGATCAGAGGTTCTCAGAGCTATTGAAAGGGTAAGATATAGGGGAAGTGATAAGGGAGCCGGTTTCGCTGTCTTTAATCTAGATCCCGGTGTAGATGGGGACAAATATAGAGTTAAGGTTTTCATAAATAGCGAGAGAGCTAATGTTGAGGATATAATTAATATATTTAAATATCATGGCTTGGGGATCGAGATCGGTAAGATCGAGAGTCTAAAAGGTCCTATATGCTCGTGTGAACTTTTTGTAAAGGCCGAGAATAGTGTTAAGATTAGAAGGGTTGTGAGGAAGCTTAATCAAAAGCTATGGTGGCATGGGCTAGGTAGGATCTATAGTGTTGGAAGATCTCTAGATGTGTTCAAAGGAGTCGGATTCCCCATAGATGTTGCTTCAATATATAATATCGAGGGTGTTGAGGGTGATATGTGGCTCGCCCATACTAGGCAGCCAACAAACTCCCCTGGGCACTACCCATACTGGTCCCACCCATTTGCAACAGAGGATCTTGCTGTGGTTCATAATGGCGATCTAAGCTCTTTTGGAGCTAACATGGAGTTTCTATCATCCCGAGGCTGGGGCGGTTTTGTTGGAACAGATAGCGAGGTTATAGCTATGCTCTTTGAAGAGCTACTCTCTGATGGTCTTGATATAGAGGAGGCTGTTAGGATTATGGTTAACCCCTCTAGAAGGGCTGATGCGTTAGATCCTAAAATCGATCATCTATATAGGAATGCAAGGCTCGACGGCCCTTTCTCAGCGGTGATAGGCTATAACTCAGGCGATGATCTCTATTTAATAGCGATAGCAGATAGATTCAAGCTCAGACCACTAGTACTAGGGGAAGATGGTGAGAGAATATATGTAGCGAGTGAGGAGAACCAGATAAGAGAGCTCAGCCCAAATGCTAAGGTGTGGACCTTAAAGCCCGGGGAGTACTTCATAGCTTCTCTCAAAAGGGGTGTAATTAGATATGGTAGGCCTTTGGAAGAGATTAACACATACTCCCCACCACCTGTCTTCGAGCCTGAGGGGGGTTTCGATATAGATGCAAGGTATCTAGGCTATAGAGAGCTTAACAATGAGATAGCAAAAGTGGCTTCTCATAGGAAAGTGGTTAGAGTTGCGAATGTCATGGGACATAGATATATAGGTATAAACCTCCCTAGGCTGGGTATAAGAGGTGTGAGGATAGAGCTCTACGGTGTTGCTGGTAACTGCTTAGCTAATCTGAATGAGTCAAACATATTCTACGTCTACGGAAATGTTGCGGATGACTGTGGCGATACGATGCATGGTGGAAAGGTGGTTATCATGGGAGACGCTAGAGATGTTCTTGGACAGGCTCTACAAGGGGGTAAGATCTTTGTTAAGGGGAATGCAGGCAACAGGGTTGGGGTTCAGATGAGAGAGTATAGGGATAAGAGACCATATCTCGTTGTAGGAGGCATAGTTGATAACTATCTAGGCGAGTACATGGCTGGAGGGGTTATCATGGTTCTAAATACGAAAAACCTTCCAGAGCCTGTGGGTAGCTATGTAGGATCTGGCATGGTTGGAGGCAGAATATATATCAGAGGTAGGGTATCACCATCCAAGATAGGGCTTCAACCGCCCAAGGTAGAGATGATTAGATTCCTGAGGGCAATGATACTCAAAGGCCTCATAAGCGAGGATCTATTAGAGGAGTTTTCAAACCTAGACTATATAGATCTAATCAATAGGCTTCCAGAAGAGGCTGCTAAATATGCCAGAAAACTCTATGAAGAGAGAATCGGCATGCCAACATATGAGTATAGAGAACTCTCAGAGGAAGAAGCCAAGGAACTTCTCCCCATTCTCACCGAATATAGTGAGGACTTCGGAAGCGATTACACAGAGTATATAGGCGATAAATATACAGTAATCACTCCTAAGAAAAGATAGCTGACTTCCCCCCGACCTAGAGGACGAGGATCTCAGTTGTAAATCCTATGTGAATAGAGATAAAAACCTGTCTTACAGCTGAAAGCATCATCCTTCAGGGCGGGGATGAAGGCTTATGCTTATTAGGCTTGGTGTCTGCTCATATCCTGATGATGAGTGTGTGTCTACACTACCTCGACGAGAGCTCAATAACCCCGAACAACATCAACCCCGATGAAAGGAGTAGAAGTAGACAGGATAGAGGTTAGGGGAAACCAGACCCGGCCCAGGGCTAAACCGAGCAATAGCTCGGGATGTAGCCCAAACCTCCCCGCTCTAGAGGGGGACCCTCGCTCCCTTTAGGGCGGGGAGGAGGCCAGTAATCATTACTCCTAGGTAGAGGGAGTCTGACGGTTTAAAACCATAGTCTAATAGGAGTTTTATTGCATGTCTGTATTCTTCTTCACCTAGGCTTATTATGTGTATATATGGGAGTACGTTTGATTCTATAAATGCTATTGTTATTCTTAGTGGGATGCCATACTTCTTTTTAGAAACATAGATTAATAGATTAGCTCATCGAGCACAAGTACATCGGTGTAGGGTTTATACCTAGTCAAGATATCTATATAGAAGTTCTCGTAAACGGTTCTAGCCCGTGGATCTGATACTGTATTGAGGTATGTGAGGTGTGGAGTATCTATGAAGACCTTCACTCCTCAAACTCCTCCTCAAGATAGATCTTTGCTAGCTCGCCAGGTCTAGGCTCTTTTCTCGCGGGGATATTCATTAGTTTTTCAACATGCCTCCTTAGGGAGTCTCTAAGCTCCTCTACATTTATATTCCTCTTAGCAGGCTTGATCACAATACCGTCTCTAATCTCGATAATAACCTCATCACCCTCATCGATACCAAAAGCCTCGCGAATAGCCTTTGGCAAAATATATAGCCCTTCCTTCCAACTCTCAATTTAAGGATCAAACTTGGTTCACCTATAATACAACCTAGCTAAGCCTGTATTAAGCGTTTCCTCTTAACATGAATACTTTGTCAGTAGGATCATATTATGGTACGAGAGCTTCTGACTCCCTTCTCCGCCCTGAAGAGGCTTAGCTTTTACTCATAAGGCTGATAATCTAATGAGTATCTTTCCGGCAGGTACGATGATTGAATAGACTCCAATGGGCGGCTGTTGAGCCCAACGGCACACGGCTCCCATCTAGGTCTAGCCCACCCGGGCTTAGAGCAGCGCTCCCATCACCCAGGCGGATTACCAATAATATGATAACCACCAACTTATATAAGCCTTTCCAACAAACAACAAAAAGAGTACTATCCCCAACAGAAAACCCCATCCTTCAAGGGGGTTGTTGAGCTAATACTATGGAGATTATCTTAGGTAGTTTCAAATGTGTTGAGGTCTTAAGTTGTAATAGGGTGGATATAGTGGTGATGTTATGGGTTCTAAGATAGAGGATCTGTTTGAGATCATCGGTGTTGATGCGATACAGGTGCTAGATTCTAGAGGAGATCCTACTGTGGAGGCTATTGTGAGGACAAGAGGAGGTGTTGGTAGGGCAATTGCCCCTTCTGGTGCCTCTAGGAGTAGTTACGAGGCGTATGACCTCAGAGATGGTGATCCAAGGATATATAGGGGAAGATCTGTTTTCAGGGCTGTGGAGAATATAAGGAGATATGTTGCTCCCGCCATCGTAGGGCTAGATTCCAGGATGCAGAGATATATAGATAGAAAGATCTTGGAGATCGATGGGACTCCGAACAAGTCAAGGCTAGGGGGAAATGCGACTACCGCTGTAAGCATAGCTGTTTTAAAGGCTGCATCAGATACAGCTGGCGAACCCCTATTTATCTATATAGGCGGGCTTGGGGCAAGAGAGCTCCCAATCCCAATGATGAATCTCATAAATGGTGGTGCACACGCTGGTAACGAATTATCTTTTCAGGAGTTCTTAATAGTCCCTACAGGCTTTGACAGGTTTTCAGATGCTTTGAGGGCGGGTGTTGAAGTCTACAAGGTGCTAAAGGATCTTTTGAAGGAAGCATATGGAGCTTCGAGCATAAATGTGGGTGATGAGGGGGGCTTCGCACCGCCTATGAGGAGTATATACCAGGCTCTAGATATTCTGGTCAAGGCCATATCTAAGAGCGGCTATACACCTGGCGGGGATATATATTTAGCTATAGATGCTGCTGCATCGCAGATCTATGAAAATGGTGTATATAGGGTTGATGGTAAAGCCCTCTCTAGAGACGAGATGATAGATCTATTTGTTGATATTGCTTCGAGATACCCGCTACTATCGATAGAGGATCCTCTGGAGGAAAACGATTTCGAAGGATTCTCAAAGCTATCGCAGAAGCTAAAGAAAACAATAATAGTGGGAGACGATCTGCTATCAACAAATGTAGAAAGACTCAGAATAGCCCTTGAGAAGGGCTCTATAGGAGGGGCCATTATGAAGGTTAACCAAGCAGGAACATATTCTGAGGCTGCTGAATTTGCTAGAGAGGCTATGAGAAGGGGTGTTTTGGTGATCACTAGCCATAGGAGCGGGGATACAGAGGATACAGCTATATCCCACATAGCAGTTGGCCTAGGAACACCCCTTATAAAGACCGGCGCGCCTGCTAGGGGTGAGAGAACCTCTAAGTATAATGAGCTTCTAAGAATAGAGCATTATCTTGGTGGGGAAGCTAGATATGCTAAGATCTAGAGATAGATCCACGTTATAGGGGAGGAGACTTTTTAGAAGATAATTTTAGATTGGAGAGGAGAACAATATTAGCTTTTCTACCTCTAAGTTATATGTGGAGAGGCGTGTTGAGGATCTATAACACTCTCAGCAAGACGGTGGAAGAGTTTATACCATCAAATCCTGGTTATGTGAAGGCGTATTTCTGCGGACCAACACCATATGATCATATCCATGTGGGGCATGCAAGGGCATATGTGGCATTTGATATTCTGAAGAAGACCTTAATGCTTAAGGGCTATAATGTGTTTCACGTGCAGAATATAACGGATATAGATGATAAGATCATAGCTAGGGCTAAAGAGATCAATATCTCTTGGAGGGAGCTCGCAGATCTATATACGAGGGAGTATCTAGAGCTGATGAAGGCTATGAGGATATCTATAGATCTACATCCAAGGGTTACAGATCACATTGGAGATATAATCAACTTTATACAGGGGCTAATAGATAAGGGCCACGCTTATGTAGCTAAAAGCGGATCTGTATACTTTGATGTCACAACAT
This is a stretch of genomic DNA from Sulfolobales archaeon. It encodes these proteins:
- a CDS encoding AbrB/MazE/SpoVT family DNA-binding domain-containing protein, whose amino-acid sequence is MPKAIREAFGIDEGDEVIIEIRDGIVIKPAKRNINVEELRDSLRRHVEKLMNIPARKEPRPGELAKIYLEEEFEE
- the eno gene encoding phosphopyruvate hydratase, encoding MGSKIEDLFEIIGVDAIQVLDSRGDPTVEAIVRTRGGVGRAIAPSGASRSSYEAYDLRDGDPRIYRGRSVFRAVENIRRYVAPAIVGLDSRMQRYIDRKILEIDGTPNKSRLGGNATTAVSIAVLKAASDTAGEPLFIYIGGLGARELPIPMMNLINGGAHAGNELSFQEFLIVPTGFDRFSDALRAGVEVYKVLKDLLKEAYGASSINVGDEGGFAPPMRSIYQALDILVKAISKSGYTPGGDIYLAIDAAASQIYENGVYRVDGKALSRDEMIDLFVDIASRYPLLSIEDPLEENDFEGFSKLSQKLKKTIIVGDDLLSTNVERLRIALEKGSIGGAIMKVNQAGTYSEAAEFAREAMRRGVLVITSHRSGDTEDTAISHIAVGLGTPLIKTGAPARGERTSKYNELLRIEHYLGGEARYAKI
- a CDS encoding glutamate synthase codes for the protein MITYEPSGCGIFGVLRKISAPKISGSEVLRAIERVRYRGSDKGAGFAVFNLDPGVDGDKYRVKVFINSERANVEDIINIFKYHGLGIEIGKIESLKGPICSCELFVKAENSVKIRRVVRKLNQKLWWHGLGRIYSVGRSLDVFKGVGFPIDVASIYNIEGVEGDMWLAHTRQPTNSPGHYPYWSHPFATEDLAVVHNGDLSSFGANMEFLSSRGWGGFVGTDSEVIAMLFEELLSDGLDIEEAVRIMVNPSRRADALDPKIDHLYRNARLDGPFSAVIGYNSGDDLYLIAIADRFKLRPLVLGEDGERIYVASEENQIRELSPNAKVWTLKPGEYFIASLKRGVIRYGRPLEEINTYSPPPVFEPEGGFDIDARYLGYRELNNEIAKVASHRKVVRVANVMGHRYIGINLPRLGIRGVRIELYGVAGNCLANLNESNIFYVYGNVADDCGDTMHGGKVVIMGDARDVLGQALQGGKIFVKGNAGNRVGVQMREYRDKRPYLVVGGIVDNYLGEYMAGGVIMVLNTKNLPEPVGSYVGSGMVGGRIYIRGRVSPSKIGLQPPKVEMIRFLRAMILKGLISEDLLEEFSNLDYIDLINRLPEEAAKYARKLYEERIGMPTYEYRELSEEEAKELLPILTEYSEDFGSDYTEYIGDKYTVITPKKR